A genomic stretch from Gorilla gorilla gorilla isolate KB3781 chromosome 20, NHGRI_mGorGor1-v2.1_pri, whole genome shotgun sequence includes:
- the LOC101130877 gene encoding LOW QUALITY PROTEIN: zinc finger protein 763-like (The sequence of the model RefSeq protein was modified relative to this genomic sequence to represent the inferred CDS: inserted 1 base in 1 codon; deleted 1 base in 1 codon), which yields MFGVHGNFLGIESRPPVLSLSPILLYACEMFQDPVAFEGVAVNFTQEEWALLDISQRKLYREVMLETFRNLTSVGKKWKDQNIEYEYQNPRRNFRSLIEGNVNEIKDDSHCGETFTQVPDDRLNFQEKKASPEAKSCDNFVCGEVGIGNSSFNMNIRGDIGHKAYEYQDYAPKPYKCQQPKKAFRYRPSFRTQERNHTREKPYACKECGKTFISHSGIRRRMVMHSGDGPYKCKFCGKAFHCLRLYLIHERIHTGEKPYECKQCVKSFSYSATLRIHERTHTGEKPYECQQCGKAFHSSSSFQAHKITHTGGKPYERKQSGKSFSWCHSFQIHERTHTREKPYERSKCNKAFXSHRSYLRHKRSHTGEKPYQCKECRKAFTYPSSLRRHERTHSEKKPYECKQYGKALSYKFSNTPKNALWRKTL from the exons ATGTTTGGAGTCCATGGCAACTTCTTGGGAATAGAGTCTAGGCCCCCAGTGCTGTCACTCTCACCCATCCTCCTCTACGCATGTGAGATGTTTCAGGACCCTGTGGCCTTTGAGGGTGTGGCTGTGAACTTCACCCAGGAGGAGTGGGCTTTGCTGGATATTTCCCAGAGGAAACTCTACAGGGAAGTGATGCTGGAAACTTTCAGGAACCTGACCTCTGTAG GGAAAAAGTGGAAAGACCAGAACATTGAATATGAGTACCAAAACCCCAGGAGAAACTTCAG GAGTCTCATAGAAGGGAATGTCAATGAAATTAAAGATGACAGTCATTGTGGAGAAACTTTTACCCAGGTTCCAGATGACAGGCTGAACTTCCAGGAGAAGAAAGCTTCTCCTGAAGCAAAATCATGTGATAACTTTGTATGTGGAGAAGTTGGCATAGGTAACTCATCTTTTAATATGAACATCAGAGGTGACATTGGGCACAAGGCATACGAGTATCAGGACTATGCACCAAAGCCATATAAGTGTCAACAACCTAAGAAAGCCTTCAGATACCGTCCCTCCTTTAGAACACAAGAAAGGAATCACACCAGAGAGAAACCCTATGCTtgtaaagaatgtggaaaaacctTTATTTCCCATTCAGGCATTCGAAGACGCATGGTAATGCACAGTGGGGATGGACCTTATAAATGTAAGTTTTGTGGGAAAGCCTTCCATTGTCTCAGATTATATCTTATCCATGaaagaattcacactggagagaaaccgtaTGAATGCAAACAATGTGTTAAATCCTTTAGTTATTCTGCTACCCTTCGAATACATGaaagaactcacactggagaAAAGCCTTATGAATGTCAGCAATGTGGGAAAGCATTCCATAGTTCCAGTTCCTTTCAAGCACATAAAATAACCCACACTGGGGGAAAGCCATATGAACGTAAACAATCTGGCAAATCCTTCAGTTGGTGTCATTCCTTTCAAATACATGAAAGAACTCACACTAGGGAGAAGCCCTATGAACGTAGCAAATGTAATAAAGCAT ATAGTCACAGATCCTATCTTAGACATAAAAGGAGTCACACGGGAGAGAAGCCTTATCAATGTAAGGAATGTAGAAAAGCATTCACGTATCCCAGTTCCCTTCGTAGACATGAAAGGACCCACTCTGAGAAAAAACCTTATGAATGTAAGCAGTATGGGAAAGCATTATCTTAT AAGTTTTCAAACACACCTAAGAATGCACTCTGGAGAAAGACCTTAT